A region of the bacterium genome:
TGGATTATTTGCGGTATAAGGGGTATGACGCGCCGGCGCCGGCCAGGGAGGACGTTCTGCTGGCGGACGTGCACGGCCGCGTGAAGATATGGCGGACGTTGGAGGCCACGCTCGGGACGGAAGCTCTCACCAACCCCGACCGCAAATATGAAATCCGCGCCTACGTGGAGGCGAGCGCGTCGGTTTCGCGGTAACGCTCGAGTTCGGCGAGAGGCCCAAGGGAGAAGCGGTATGGCGGCGAGTAGACGGAGATTACGGCGGGCGGCCGCGGCTTTGGCCGGGGCGGGCGTGGTTCTTTTGGCCGGGTACGCACTGTGGCCCGCCGACGGCGCGCCGGCCGCCGCCCTGGCGAAGCCGGCGACCCACGACGCCGCGTGGACCACCGCACACGCGGCTTTCGCCCGGGCCGACGTCCAGAGTTGTTACCTGTGCCACGAACGATCGTATTGCGACGCGTGCCACGCCTCCGACAGTCCCAAAGAGGCTTACCACAAGACGAACTACGTATACACCCACTACCTGGACAAGTTTATCGACGACCGCGAGTGCGCGAGCTGCCACGATAACCAGGACTTCTGCGTCGCCTGCCACGAGGACCGTCGCGGCGCTTCCGGCGGCAGGCCCGCGAGCCACGCCCAGCCCGGGTGGACGACCGTGGGCCACGCCGAAGTCGTGGCGTACGAGCTCGACGCCTGCGCCTCCTGCCACGACCCGCTGGGGGCGGAGCCGGTGTGCATGCGATGCCACCGCAGCGGCATCAACCCCCACGGCGAGGATACCGTGACGCGGATGGGGAAAGGGCCGTGGCACGAAGACCGGGGTTACGTATGTTACCGGTGCCACGGCGCCGGCGCCGTTTTCTGCTCGAAGTGCCACGAACGGCGGGAGTAACCGTCCCCACAGGTACCGGTGTAGAAGGCGTTATTCGGGATAGGGCCGTATCGCGTAAAAAATATTAATCGATAGGGAAGGCCGCGCCGTTTATTCGATGCTTGAGCGGCGCGCTTTTATTTATTATCATCGCGGTGCAAGCGACGGCGAAGGAGGAGTATGGCGAGACGCGCCTTATTGACCGCAATCGCGGTCGCGGTTCTGGGTATCCCTCTGGTCGGCTCTTCGCAGAACGCCGGCGAGTACGTGGGGCTCGAGACGTGCGCGGGGTGCCACGACGACGTCGCCGCCTCGTTCGGCGAGACGACACACGCCGGCAGCCTCGAGGTATTGGCGGCGGCCGGCTCCGACGGCGACCCGGAGTGCCTGGCGTGCCACGTGACCGGCTTGGAGGACTCGACGTACGTCGACGGCGCCGTGACGTGCGAGGCGTGCCACGGCCCGGGCGGCGAACACGTCGCGACCGGCGACGCGGCGGCGATCAAGGCCGAGGTGGGCGAGGCCGATTGCACCGCGTGCCATACAGAGGACTGGTCGCCCGACTTCGACTACGAGAAGTATCGGTCCGCCGGGATTCACGGCGTAGATTAGCGGCGGCGGGCCGGGGGCTTCGAACGGGCCGGCCGTAGGTGCGGGCCGGGGGGGTCTCCGGGGCGCGGACGCTTGCGACCCAAGGGCGTTAGGCGGGCGTTTATGGCGGGCGTACTCGGCGATTTCCGGAACGTCGTTAAGAAGCATCGGAGCGCTTTGACGTGGACGGCTGTAGCGGCCGTCCTATTTTTTATCGCATCCGCGGCCGTCTTCGCCCGCGTTTCCGGGCGCTGCTTTTCCGCCCGAGTTATTATATAATGTAGCCGTATCACGACTCGGCGGCGGAATCCCCGCTTGGGGGCGGCAACAACGCGTAGAGGGGGAACAGTTTCGGATATGCGAGCCGCGAGGGGTATACTGTTTTGTACGGCGGTTACGGCGTCGTTGGCCTCGAGCGTCGGCGCGGTTGACCTCAGCAAGTGCGATATGTGCCACAAGGCCGGCGGGCCCGCGCCGGTTGCGCCCGGGGGTTTGTACGCTTCCGCGCACGCCGGCCAGAGTTGTCTGAGCTGCCACGTCGGCGCGTCTAAGCCGCACAAGGGCGGCCCGGCGACGCGCTCTTGCGGCGCTTGCCACGCCGAGGCGAAGGAAGCGCTGGCCGCCGGCGCCCACGGCACGGGCGCCAAGGGTGCCCCTACTTGTTACACTTGCCACGGCGCCGGCCACCGCGTAACTTCTCTAACTGCGGAACACCTGCAGCCGACGTACGGGCCGCGGATCTGCGCCCGGTGCCACGCCAAGGAGACCGAAGTTTACTTGAAAAGCGCGCACGCCGCGGCGGCGAAGGAGGGTACGGCCAACGCGCCGAGCTGCGACTTCTGCCACGGCAAGGCGCACACCACCGAGCCGGTGGCGACGGACCACCAGCTTTCGGCCGCGCACCAGCCCGTTTTTTGCGGCGGCTGCCACCGCGGCAAGAAGGCGACGCCCGCCTCGCCCTTTTCCATCCCCGACCCCCGCGCGGCCTTGCTCGGAAGCGTGCACGGCGAGATTAACGCCGAGACCGGCTCCTACAACGCCAACTGCAGCGATTGCCACTACCTGCACGACGAGCAGCCGGCCTGGCACTACGCCTCGTCGACCCACTTCATGAACGTCGCCGACACCTGCGGCCGGTGTCACGAGCGGGAGCATGGGTTGTACGCCATAAGCGTACACGGCCTGGCGGCGGCGGCCGGCGTACGCGACGCGCCGACGTGCCCCAATTGCCACGGCGACCACGGCGTCGTAGCGTTGGCCGCGTCGGGGTCCGGAGAGGAAGCTACGCGTATCGTCGCGACCTGCTCGAGCTGTCACTACTCGCTCGCCCTCAACGCCAAATTCAACCTTCCTAACGACCGCGTCGAGACGTTCGAGCGAAGCTATCACGGCCTCGTCTCCAAGGGTGGAAAAAAGACCGCCGCCGATTGCGGGAGTTGCCACCGGGTTCACGACGTCTTGCCGTCGTCGGACCCGCGCTCGAGCGTCGCGCCGGCGAACCTCGAGAAGACGTGCGGCCAATGCCACCGAAGGGCGACGGAACGGTTCGTAGGTACGGACGTCCACCGTGCGCTCGATAGGCCGCGGCGGTCCCCCGGCGATTACGTGGCCCTCGTGTACATCGTCCTGATCGCGGTCATAATCGGCGGTATGCTGGGTCATAACGTCGTCGACTACGTCGCGAAGATAAAAGCCATCCGGCGGGCCCAGCTCGCGCGCTCCCGGGTCGTCGTCAGGCTCAGGCGCATCGAGCGCGTCCAACACATCGTCCTGATATCGAGCTTCGCGTTGCTCGCCTACACCGGCTTTTCTATTAAGTACCCCTCCGCATTCCTGTTCTCCTGGCTCGTGAAACTCGAGGGGCCGTACTCAATACGCGTAACGCTGCATAAGGTTCTCGCCGTAGTCCTAATCGCGGCGTCCCTGTACCATCTGGGTTATATGTTGCTGACGCGTAACGGCCGCGCCCGCCTCAAGGCCGTATGGCCGCGCCTCTCGGACGTGCGCCAGGGCGTGTTGACGGTGTTGCACGCTTTGGGCCTGGTCAAAAAACGACCCGAGTTCGGCGAGTTCAATTACGCCGAGAAGGCCGAGTACTGGGCGCTGGTGTGGGGCACGGCTATGATGGCCCTGACGGGCCTATATATGTGGCTCGAGCCGTACATCCAACATTTCTTCCCGTACTGGCTCTACGAAGTCTTGCGGGCGATACATTTCTACGAGGCTATCCTGGCTGTG
Encoded here:
- a CDS encoding multiheme c-type cytochrome; amino-acid sequence: MARRALLTAIAVAVLGIPLVGSSQNAGEYVGLETCAGCHDDVAASFGETTHAGSLEVLAAAGSDGDPECLACHVTGLEDSTYVDGAVTCEACHGPGGEHVATGDAAAIKAEVGEADCTACHTEDWSPDFDYEKYRSAGIHGVD
- a CDS encoding cytochrome b/b6 domain-containing protein, whose amino-acid sequence is MRAARGILFCTAVTASLASSVGAVDLSKCDMCHKAGGPAPVAPGGLYASAHAGQSCLSCHVGASKPHKGGPATRSCGACHAEAKEALAAGAHGTGAKGAPTCYTCHGAGHRVTSLTAEHLQPTYGPRICARCHAKETEVYLKSAHAAAAKEGTANAPSCDFCHGKAHTTEPVATDHQLSAAHQPVFCGGCHRGKKATPASPFSIPDPRAALLGSVHGEINAETGSYNANCSDCHYLHDEQPAWHYASSTHFMNVADTCGRCHEREHGLYAISVHGLAAAAGVRDAPTCPNCHGDHGVVALAASGSGEEATRIVATCSSCHYSLALNAKFNLPNDRVETFERSYHGLVSKGGKKTAADCGSCHRVHDVLPSSDPRSSVAPANLEKTCGQCHRRATERFVGTDVHRALDRPRRSPGDYVALVYIVLIAVIIGGMLGHNVVDYVAKIKAIRRAQLARSRVVVRLRRIERVQHIVLISSFALLAYTGFSIKYPSAFLFSWLVKLEGPYSIRVTLHKVLAVVLIAASLYHLGYMLLTRNGRARLKAVWPRLSDVRQGVLTVLHALGLVKKRPEFGEFNYAEKAEYWALVWGTAMMALTGLYMWLEPYIQHFFPYWLYEVLRAIHFYEAILAVTAIIVWHFYFVIFDPSVYPMNFAWLDGKVPEKVLLSERLRYLKKLRGKEPEAEAEPEKKD